From a region of the Gammaproteobacteria bacterium genome:
- a CDS encoding DUF494 domain-containing protein: MKEDILDVLMYLFENYYMDDDIDIRPDRESLQVELLEVGFPPIEVGKAFDWLEGLAAQHNDSPLLTQNQHAIRLFTDQENDRLDVECRGFLMFIEQMGILNPHSRELVIDRVMALDAEDIDIDQLKWVILMVLFNQPGQEAAYTWIEDLVFEEFSGSIH; this comes from the coding sequence ATGAAAGAAGACATACTCGACGTGTTGATGTATTTGTTCGAGAACTATTATATGGATGATGACATCGACATCCGTCCTGATCGTGAATCATTACAGGTCGAACTGCTAGAAGTTGGCTTTCCACCCATTGAGGTCGGCAAGGCCTTTGACTGGCTGGAAGGTCTCGCTGCTCAACACAACGATTCCCCCCTGCTAACACAGAATCAGCATGCCATACGACTATTTACCGACCAGGAAAATGATCGTCTTGACGTTGAGTGTCGTGGTTTTCTAATGTTTATTGAGCAAATGGGCATCCTCAACCCGCATAGCCGTGAACTGGTCATCGACCGTGTAATGGCACTGGATGCCGAGGATATTGATATCGACCAGCTCAAGTGGGTGATTCTTATGGTGCTATTCAACCAGCCCGGTCAGGAGGCTGCCTATACCTGGATTGAAGACCTGGTATTTGAAGAGTTTTCTGGCAGCATTCACTAA
- the topA gene encoding type I DNA topoisomerase, giving the protein MSKNLVIVESPAKCRTIKKYLGKDFEVMASYGHIRDLIPKEGAVDTEHDFAMKYQIIEKNHKHFDTIVKAMKKADTLYLATDPDREGEAISWHLQELLEDRGLLKGKTVQRVVFHEITKRAIQEAVEHPRGLVMEQVNAQQARRALDYLVGFNLSPLLWKKIRRGLSAGRVQSPALRMIAERELEIEKFEPKEYWSIEAALTKDKQAFKAKLTHYKDKKLGQFSINTEKKAKAAESDLAKAADGSLVVTKVEKKQRKRNPAAPFTTSTLQQEAVRKLGFSASRAMRTAQQLYEGIDIGNGAVGLITYMRTDSVNLAQEALEAIREVVSHRYGKENLPDKPCTYKTKAKNAQEAHEAIRPTVADVVPDEIKKHLSADQFKLYNLIWKRTIACQMIHATIHTVGIDFSCGDKNIFRATGSTIAKPGFMAVYQEGMDDKKGGDGDSNLLPAMEEGEQIKLDEIVPEQHFTEPPPRFTEASLVKTLEEHGIGRPSTYASIISTLLQREYVTLDKKRFQPTDVGSIVSRFLSQHFTQYVDYDFTARLEDDLDAIARGEKDWVPLMRDFWVPFKALIDDKEESVQRKDVTQEKMDEKCPKCEEPLSIRLGRRGRFIGCTAYPECDYTRNLDESREEADKPEVIEGRKCPKCESDLIIRRGRYGKFIGCSNYPTCKHIEPLEAPEDSGVECPQCHEANILKRKSRYGKIFYSCQRYPDCEYAIWNLPLNEKCPDCGWPILTVKTTKKRGTEKVCPQKECKFSEPYEQEEDEESSE; this is encoded by the coding sequence ATGAGTAAAAATTTAGTTATCGTAGAGTCTCCGGCCAAGTGCCGGACCATCAAAAAATACCTCGGCAAAGACTTTGAGGTTATGGCCTCCTATGGTCATATTCGCGACCTTATCCCCAAAGAGGGGGCGGTTGATACCGAACATGATTTTGCCATGAAGTATCAAATAATCGAAAAAAATCATAAACACTTCGATACCATCGTCAAGGCGATGAAGAAGGCCGACACCCTTTATTTGGCAACTGATCCGGATCGCGAGGGAGAGGCCATCTCATGGCATCTACAAGAACTGCTGGAAGATCGTGGGCTATTAAAGGGCAAGACTGTACAACGCGTTGTCTTTCATGAGATCACCAAACGTGCCATTCAGGAGGCCGTGGAACATCCGCGCGGCCTGGTAATGGAACAGGTTAATGCCCAACAGGCACGCCGGGCACTGGATTATCTGGTGGGTTTCAACCTCTCCCCTCTGCTGTGGAAGAAAATCCGCCGCGGTCTATCGGCTGGACGCGTTCAAAGCCCCGCCTTACGCATGATTGCGGAACGTGAACTGGAGATCGAGAAATTCGAGCCCAAGGAATACTGGAGCATTGAAGCGGCCCTGACCAAGGACAAACAGGCATTCAAGGCCAAGCTCACCCACTACAAGGATAAAAAGCTGGGTCAATTCAGCATCAATACCGAAAAAAAGGCCAAGGCAGCAGAGAGCGATCTAGCCAAGGCAGCCGATGGCAGCCTGGTGGTGACAAAGGTTGAGAAGAAACAACGCAAACGCAACCCGGCAGCACCCTTCACCACCTCAACCCTGCAACAAGAGGCGGTAAGAAAACTCGGTTTCTCTGCCAGTCGCGCCATGCGTACCGCACAGCAACTCTATGAAGGCATCGATATTGGTAATGGCGCCGTGGGTCTAATCACCTACATGCGTACCGATTCGGTTAATCTGGCACAAGAGGCACTGGAAGCCATCCGTGAGGTTGTTAGCCACCGTTATGGCAAGGAAAACCTACCGGACAAACCCTGCACCTACAAGACCAAGGCAAAGAATGCCCAGGAGGCACATGAGGCCATTCGCCCCACTGTTGCCGATGTGGTACCCGACGAGATCAAAAAACATCTGAGTGCCGACCAGTTCAAACTCTATAATCTGATTTGGAAGCGTACTATCGCCTGTCAGATGATTCATGCCACCATTCACACGGTGGGCATTGATTTTTCCTGTGGTGATAAAAACATCTTCCGCGCCACTGGATCGACCATTGCCAAACCTGGTTTTATGGCCGTTTATCAGGAAGGCATGGACGATAAAAAGGGCGGAGACGGGGATAGCAATCTGTTACCCGCCATGGAAGAAGGCGAACAGATTAAACTGGATGAAATCGTTCCCGAACAACATTTTACCGAGCCACCTCCTCGCTTCACTGAGGCCAGCCTGGTCAAGACGCTGGAAGAACACGGTATTGGTCGACCATCAACCTATGCCAGTATCATCTCCACGTTGCTACAGCGGGAATACGTCACGCTGGATAAAAAGCGCTTTCAACCCACCGATGTGGGCTCCATTGTCAGTCGTTTCCTAAGCCAGCACTTTACCCAGTATGTCGATTACGATTTTACTGCCAGACTGGAAGATGACCTGGATGCCATTGCGCGTGGCGAGAAAGACTGGGTTCCATTAATGCGTGACTTCTGGGTGCCCTTCAAGGCACTCATTGACGACAAGGAAGAGAGTGTACAGCGCAAGGATGTGACGCAGGAAAAGATGGATGAGAAATGCCCCAAGTGTGAAGAACCGCTGTCCATCCGACTGGGTCGACGGGGCCGTTTCATTGGTTGCACCGCCTACCCTGAGTGCGACTATACCCGCAACCTGGACGAAAGCCGTGAAGAAGCCGATAAACCAGAGGTGATTGAAGGCAGGAAGTGTCCAAAATGTGAGTCCGATCTGATCATCCGCCGTGGCCGCTATGGCAAGTTTATTGGCTGTAGCAATTACCCGACTTGTAAGCATATCGAACCTTTGGAGGCTCCTGAAGATAGTGGTGTCGAGTGTCCTCAATGCCATGAGGCCAACATACTGAAACGAAAATCACGTTACGGCAAGATCTTCTATTCCTGCCAACGTTACCCGGATTGTGAATATGCCATCTGGAATCTGCCTCTCAACGAAAAATGTCCTGATTGTGGATGGCCGATATTGACCGTCAAGACCACTAAAAAACGCGGTACGGAAAAGGTATGTCCGCAAAAGGAATGTAAGTTCTCCGAGCCTTATGAACAGGAAGAAGATGAAGAGAGCTCAGAATGA
- a CDS encoding threonylcarbamoyl-AMP synthase: MPPWRLQQAVRCLHKGGILAYPTESVYGLGCDPFNPEAVQHLLTLKGRSQARGLILIASDFSQLSDLLMPLPTKTMRTLYRSWPGHVTWVCPAHPEVPIWLRGRHTSLAVRVTAHPLAAALCQAWGGPLISTSANLSGHPPARNPLQVRKQFAQQIDMIIYGDVGTQEKPSVIKDALNNKTLRR; encoded by the coding sequence ATGCCCCCCTGGCGGCTGCAACAAGCCGTTCGATGTCTGCACAAAGGCGGCATACTCGCCTACCCCACAGAATCAGTCTATGGACTAGGGTGTGACCCCTTTAATCCAGAGGCAGTCCAACACCTGCTGACACTAAAAGGACGCTCACAAGCCAGAGGACTGATACTCATCGCCTCTGATTTTAGCCAACTATCCGATTTATTAATGCCCCTGCCAACAAAAACCATGCGTACGTTATATCGTTCCTGGCCCGGACATGTTACCTGGGTCTGCCCCGCACATCCTGAAGTCCCCATCTGGCTACGCGGAAGACACACCAGTCTAGCCGTGCGAGTAACCGCTCACCCACTGGCTGCGGCGCTATGTCAGGCATGGGGCGGCCCCCTGATATCCACCAGCGCCAACCTGAGCGGTCACCCCCCCGCTCGCAACCCACTACAGGTACGCAAACAGTTTGCCCAACAGATTGATATGATTATTTATGGTGATGTCGGCACACAAGAGAAGCCCAGCGTTATCAAGGATGCCTTAAACAATAAAACACTACGTCGTTAA
- the hemB gene encoding porphobilinogen synthase translates to MSSDNNISYPHTRMRRLRKDAFSRRLVRENSLSCDDLIYPVFVLDGNNQREVIPSMPGIERLSIDLLLQEAEQLLELGIPAMALFPVTATDKKTDTAAEAYNPEGLAQRTVRAIKQAFPELGIITDVALDPFTVHGQDGIIDETGYVLNDITVETLKRQALSHAEAGADIVAPSDMMDGRIGVIRQALESNGHINTRILAYSAKYASSFYGPFRDAVGSAANLAGADKYSYQMDPANSDEAIREVQLDINEGADMVMIKPGMPYLDIVYRIKQELAVPTFVYQVSGEYAMLMAAANNGWLNEEAVIMESLLSIKRAGADGILTYAAKKAAQWLNKK, encoded by the coding sequence ATGAGTAGTGATAACAACATCAGCTACCCGCACACCCGCATGCGACGTCTACGCAAGGATGCCTTCTCACGCCGTCTGGTCAGAGAAAATAGCCTAAGTTGCGATGACCTGATCTATCCCGTCTTTGTGCTGGATGGAAACAATCAGCGTGAGGTCATCCCGTCCATGCCGGGGATCGAACGCCTGAGTATTGATCTGTTATTGCAGGAGGCTGAACAATTACTCGAATTGGGTATCCCGGCAATGGCCTTGTTCCCCGTCACCGCGACGGACAAAAAGACAGATACTGCTGCTGAGGCATATAACCCTGAGGGACTGGCTCAACGCACGGTACGTGCGATCAAACAGGCTTTTCCTGAACTGGGTATCATCACCGATGTGGCTCTTGACCCCTTCACCGTCCATGGTCAGGATGGCATCATCGATGAAACCGGCTATGTCCTCAATGACATCACTGTCGAGACACTCAAACGCCAGGCACTCTCCCACGCCGAGGCAGGTGCCGATATTGTTGCTCCCTCTGATATGATGGATGGTCGTATTGGTGTCATTCGTCAGGCACTGGAAAGCAACGGTCATATCAATACCCGTATTCTCGCCTATTCAGCCAAATACGCCTCCAGCTTTTACGGCCCCTTCAGGGATGCCGTTGGCTCAGCGGCCAATCTAGCAGGTGCCGATAAATACAGCTACCAGATGGATCCAGCCAATAGCGATGAGGCCATCCGTGAGGTACAACTGGATATTAATGAGGGTGCCGATATGGTGATGATCAAACCGGGTATGCCCTATCTGGATATCGTCTATCGCATCAAACAGGAATTAGCGGTTCCGACCTTTGTCTATCAGGTCAGCGGTGAATATGCCATGCTGATGGCGGCCGCCAATAACGGCTGGCTGAATGAAGAGGCTGTTATTATGGAGTCTCTATTATCCATCAAACGCGCTGGCGCAGATGGCATTCTTACCTATGCCGCTAAAAAAGCAGCGCAATGGTTAAATAAAAAATAA
- a CDS encoding TIGR00153 family protein produces MPRTTISSLFGKSPVHPLQTHMASVQECVSELRVFMQQVVAQDWSAARKQQTLIAKLEGQADKLKKDLRLHLPRSLFMPVSRRDLLEVLTMQDMIANKSKDIAGLIVGRKMVIPEELSEPFIDFVDRSIDASEQAQIAINELDELVETGFRGKEVKLVESMIKKLNKIESDTDKIQVRIRKSVFKLEKNMDPVEIMFLYKVIDLIGDLGDYSQRVGSRLELMLAR; encoded by the coding sequence ATGCCCCGCACAACAATATCCAGCCTCTTCGGCAAGTCCCCTGTTCATCCGCTGCAAACCCATATGGCAAGCGTTCAGGAATGCGTCTCTGAGCTCAGAGTCTTTATGCAACAGGTCGTTGCACAAGACTGGAGCGCTGCCAGGAAACAACAAACCCTGATTGCCAAACTGGAAGGACAGGCAGATAAACTCAAAAAAGACCTACGCTTACATCTGCCCCGAAGCCTGTTCATGCCGGTATCGCGCCGGGATCTGCTGGAGGTGCTCACCATGCAGGACATGATCGCCAATAAGAGCAAGGATATTGCCGGACTGATTGTCGGTAGAAAAATGGTGATACCGGAAGAACTATCCGAGCCCTTTATTGATTTTGTTGATCGTTCGATTGATGCCTCCGAGCAGGCACAGATCGCCATCAATGAACTGGATGAACTGGTTGAGACAGGCTTTCGCGGCAAAGAGGTGAAACTGGTCGAATCCATGATCAAGAAACTTAACAAGATCGAGAGTGACACTGACAAGATTCAAGTCAGAATTCGTAAATCGGTATTCAAACTGGAAAAAAACATGGATCCTGTCGAGATCATGTTCCTGTACAAGGTCATTGACTTAATTGGTGACCTTGGTGATTATTCCCAACGTGTTGGCAGTCGCCTTGAATTAATGCTGGCGCGCTAG
- a CDS encoding inorganic phosphate transporter — MEHAFIFITLACAFGLFMAWGVGANDVANAMGTSVGSGAITIRQAIIIAAVFEFAGAYLAGGQVTQTIRKGMLDASLLTNTPELLVYGMLAALLSAGCWLLIASRAGWPVSTTHSIVGAIVGFAAVGIGVDAVKWDKVGTIAMSWVISPALSGIIAYWLFMSVQKLILNTKKPLYYAKKYVPYYIFLVGFIIALVTLVKGLKHLGLDIGHTQQYLIATSAGLISMLIGYILIGKMKFDPEADRDFHFTNVEKVFAVLMMFTACAMAFAHGSNDVANAVGPLAAVVSIVESGGVISQKSQMPSWILLLGGAGIVVGLVTYGHKVIRTIGTQITELTPSSGFAATLAAATTVVLASGTGIPISTTHTLVGGVLGVGLARGIGALNMHVVRTIFLSWIVTLPAGAIMSILFFFILKGIFS; from the coding sequence ATGGAACATGCCTTTATTTTTATTACTCTCGCCTGTGCCTTTGGTTTATTTATGGCATGGGGGGTGGGTGCCAATGATGTCGCCAACGCAATGGGTACCTCGGTAGGATCAGGTGCTATCACCATCCGCCAGGCGATCATTATTGCCGCTGTCTTTGAGTTTGCGGGAGCCTATCTTGCCGGTGGCCAGGTCACTCAGACCATTCGCAAGGGAATGCTTGATGCCAGCCTGCTAACCAATACCCCTGAACTCCTTGTCTACGGCATGTTAGCCGCATTATTATCCGCCGGTTGCTGGTTATTAATCGCCTCTCGTGCCGGTTGGCCAGTATCGACCACACACTCGATTGTTGGTGCCATTGTTGGTTTTGCTGCCGTGGGTATCGGTGTTGATGCCGTTAAATGGGATAAGGTTGGCACCATTGCCATGAGCTGGGTGATCTCCCCCGCATTATCCGGGATCATTGCCTACTGGCTATTCATGAGTGTACAAAAACTCATCCTGAACACCAAAAAGCCCCTGTACTATGCAAAGAAATACGTCCCTTATTACATCTTCCTGGTCGGCTTCATTATCGCACTGGTCACCCTGGTCAAGGGGCTGAAGCATCTCGGCCTGGATATTGGCCATACACAGCAATATCTTATTGCCACTAGCGCGGGTCTTATCTCGATGCTCATTGGTTATATCCTGATTGGCAAGATGAAATTTGATCCAGAAGCTGATCGCGACTTTCACTTCACCAATGTGGAAAAGGTCTTTGCCGTATTAATGATGTTCACTGCATGTGCCATGGCCTTTGCCCATGGCTCCAATGATGTAGCTAATGCGGTAGGACCACTCGCCGCTGTTGTCAGCATTGTGGAGAGTGGTGGCGTGATTTCACAAAAGAGTCAGATGCCGTCCTGGATATTGCTACTCGGTGGTGCCGGTATTGTTGTTGGGCTCGTTACCTATGGACATAAAGTGATTCGCACCATAGGCACTCAGATCACCGAACTCACCCCAAGCAGCGGTTTTGCTGCCACCTTAGCGGCTGCCACCACCGTGGTGTTGGCATCGGGCACCGGCATCCCGATCTCAACCACACACACCCTGGTCGGCGGTGTCCTCGGTGTTGGTCTGGCACGCGGTATCGGTGCCCTGAATATGCACGTCGTACGCACCATATTCCTATCATGGATTGTCACCCTGCCAGCAGGTGCCATTATGTCGATCCTGTTCTTCTTTATATTAAAAGGGATCTTCTCCTGA
- the aroE gene encoding shikimate dehydrogenase, with amino-acid sequence MSDQYAVMGNPIAHSKSPNIHRLFAEQTQQDIEYNALLVDIDDFPHAVGEFSAAGGKGLNITVPFKQNAWDLCSEHSQRAQRAGAVNTIIINSPGDYHGDNTDGIGLVHDLKNNSIQITNKKLLLLGAGGAARGIIEPLLQENPTLLHIANRTESKAHALAELFSDLGNIKGSGFDVLAGKSFDLIINATAASLEGKIPSLPDNILATSGNCYDLMYAKKPTAFVQWGIQHGATQSIDGLGMLVEQAAESFYLWRGVRPDTMTVIQALKSKN; translated from the coding sequence ATGAGCGATCAATATGCCGTTATGGGCAACCCCATTGCCCATAGCAAGTCCCCCAACATTCATCGCCTGTTTGCCGAACAAACCCAGCAGGATATTGAATACAATGCCCTACTGGTTGATATAGATGATTTTCCTCATGCGGTTGGGGAATTCTCAGCGGCGGGTGGCAAGGGGCTGAATATTACCGTACCCTTTAAACAGAATGCCTGGGATCTCTGTAGTGAGCATAGCCAACGTGCGCAACGTGCGGGTGCCGTCAATACCATTATCATTAATTCGCCCGGGGACTATCATGGTGATAATACCGATGGTATTGGTCTTGTCCATGATCTGAAAAACAACAGTATTCAGATCACAAACAAAAAGCTGTTATTACTTGGTGCAGGAGGCGCTGCTCGAGGTATTATTGAACCCCTGCTACAAGAGAACCCCACACTGCTACACATCGCCAATCGCACTGAGTCAAAGGCACACGCCCTGGCTGAACTATTTAGTGACCTGGGGAATATTAAAGGCAGTGGATTTGATGTATTAGCGGGTAAATCCTTTGATCTTATTATCAATGCAACAGCCGCCAGCCTGGAGGGTAAAATACCCTCATTACCCGATAATATACTGGCAACAAGTGGTAACTGTTATGACCTGATGTATGCCAAAAAACCAACGGCATTTGTGCAGTGGGGAATACAACATGGAGCCACCCAATCCATTGATGGCCTCGGCATGCTGGTGGAACAGGCGGCTGAATCGTTTTATCTATGGCGTGGGGTGAGGCCGGATACGATGACCGTTATTCAGGCACTGAAATCAAAGAATTAG
- a CDS encoding gamma carbonic anhydrase family protein, translated as MKNIREFEGKTPILAEGVYIDPTALVIGDVEIGKNSSVWPMVVIRGDIHSIRIGARTNIQDGSILHITHDSEYAPGGFPLTIGDDVTVGHQVVLHACTIEDRCLIGMSATVLDGAVVRAGAMVGAGSLVPPGKDLEGGYLWLGSPVRRARELTMKENNFLQYSADNYVRLKDRYRT; from the coding sequence ATGAAAAACATCCGCGAATTTGAAGGCAAGACCCCCATACTCGCCGAGGGTGTCTACATCGACCCAACAGCACTGGTAATCGGCGATGTCGAAATTGGCAAAAACTCATCAGTCTGGCCGATGGTGGTGATCCGTGGTGACATCCACTCCATCCGTATTGGTGCAAGAACCAATATACAGGATGGCAGTATCCTGCATATTACCCATGACAGTGAATATGCACCGGGTGGTTTTCCACTGACTATTGGTGATGATGTCACGGTGGGGCATCAGGTTGTTCTGCATGCCTGTACTATTGAGGATAGATGCCTGATCGGGATGTCGGCGACAGTGCTGGATGGTGCTGTGGTGCGTGCTGGTGCGATGGTGGGTGCGGGGAGTCTGGTACCACCGGGTAAGGATCTGGAGGGTGGCTATTTGTGGTTAGGTAGCCCGGTGCGTCGTGCTCGTGAACTGACGATGAAGGAAAATAATTTTCTGCAATATTCAGCGGATAATTATGTGCGTTTGAAGGATCGTTATCGAACATAA
- the gorA gene encoding glutathione-disulfide reductase, producing MTKHYDLIAIGGGSGGLSAAERAALYGAKCAVVEEKRMGGTCVNVGCVPKKVMWYGASIAHALKDAEGYGFKSGKIEFDWATLKKGRDNYVNGIESWYHNYLKDSNIDEIQGRARFVDAHTIEVNGEQYTADHIVISVGGYPSVPDLPGAELGITSDGFFELEQLPQRVVIVGSGYIAVELAGVLNSLGSDVTLMLRRGHILRSFDAMLREGLMEQMINDGIDVVSQTEVSQLVQQDDSRLMVECNKGKVLSDIDQLIWAIGRNPATADLNLDVTGVTMDAQGFIPSDDYENTNVRGVYSLGDASGKAPLTPVAIAAARRLADRLFDGQEDRHLDYSNIATVVFSHPPLATVGLSEEEARAKHGDAVKVYQSRFTPMYHALTEHKSETAMKLVTIGVQEKVVGCHIMGAGADEMLQGFAVAIRMGACKRDLDDTIAIHPTSSEELVTMR from the coding sequence ATGACTAAACATTATGATTTGATCGCCATTGGTGGTGGTAGTGGCGGTCTTTCTGCTGCGGAACGTGCGGCATTGTATGGTGCCAAATGTGCGGTGGTGGAAGAAAAACGGATGGGCGGTACCTGTGTGAATGTGGGTTGTGTCCCTAAAAAGGTGATGTGGTATGGTGCCTCGATTGCTCACGCGCTTAAGGATGCCGAGGGTTATGGTTTTAAGTCGGGTAAGATTGAATTTGATTGGGCAACCCTTAAGAAGGGGCGTGATAATTATGTCAATGGTATTGAGTCCTGGTATCACAATTATCTCAAGGACTCGAATATTGATGAGATTCAGGGACGCGCGCGTTTTGTTGATGCCCATACTATTGAGGTTAATGGTGAACAGTATACGGCAGATCATATTGTTATTTCGGTGGGTGGTTATCCGAGTGTCCCGGATCTGCCGGGTGCTGAGTTGGGGATTACCTCGGATGGGTTCTTTGAGCTGGAACAACTTCCGCAACGTGTGGTAATTGTGGGTTCCGGTTATATTGCGGTTGAGTTGGCAGGGGTACTGAATTCGCTGGGTAGTGATGTTACCTTGATGTTACGCCGTGGTCATATTCTACGTTCTTTTGATGCGATGTTGCGCGAGGGTCTGATGGAACAGATGATTAATGACGGGATTGATGTGGTGTCACAGACCGAGGTGAGTCAACTGGTGCAGCAGGATGATTCACGACTGATGGTTGAATGTAATAAAGGTAAGGTTTTGTCTGATATCGATCAGTTGATCTGGGCCATTGGGCGTAACCCTGCAACCGCTGATTTGAATCTTGATGTAACCGGTGTGACGATGGATGCACAGGGTTTTATTCCTTCTGATGATTATGAAAATACCAATGTGCGGGGGGTTTATTCATTGGGTGATGCCAGTGGTAAGGCACCATTAACACCGGTTGCTATTGCGGCGGCACGTCGTCTGGCGGATCGTCTGTTTGATGGCCAGGAGGATAGGCATCTGGATTATTCGAATATTGCAACCGTGGTATTTAGTCATCCACCTCTGGCAACAGTAGGACTGAGTGAGGAAGAGGCGCGGGCGAAGCATGGAGATGCGGTCAAGGTCTATCAGTCGCGTTTTACCCCGATGTATCATGCCTTGACCGAACATAAGTCAGAGACCGCGATGAAGTTGGTAACGATTGGCGTGCAGGAAAAGGTCGTCGGTTGCCATATTATGGGTGCCGGTGCGGATGAGATGTTACAAGGGTTTGCAGTAGCGATTCGTATGGGTGCCTGCAAACGGGACCTGGATGATACGATAGCTATTCACCCAACCAGTTCAGAAGAGCTAGTAACCATGCGTTGA